CGAAGCAGAACCGAGCGGGGATCGGCAGTGCGGTAAATCCGGTGACCGAAGCCCATGATTTTTGCACCCTGCTGCAGTTTATTCAGTACAACGGACCGGATATGATCTGGTACTGCAATTTCCTCCAGTAGATCGATAACACCTGAAGGCGCCCCGCCATGGAGAGGCCCTTTCATCGTGCCCAATGCAGAAGTGACGGCAGCGGTAAGATCGGACTCGGTTGAAATGGTCACTCGGGCAGCGAACGTTGACGCATTCATGCCATGTTCCATGGTCAGCTTCAAATATGTTCCCAAAGCATCAATATGCACCTGTTTTGGCAGGATTCCCGTAAGGAGCCAGAGAAAATTCGCCGTGTGTCCGAGATCGGTATTGGAGGGAATAGGCCTCAGCCCATGCTTTTGCCGGTACAGCGAAGCGATTATGGCCGGCATGGCTGCTGTCAGTGCGATCGCTTGTTCACGGCCCGGCAATCGGTTAAATATGTCGGTCGAGTATGCGGAAATGGTTGTCCGCAACCCATCCATCAGGGGAAGTTCCGCCGGAAGCAAACGAATGAGCTGCTGAATATGTTCCGGCAATTCCCGGTGATAATTAAATTGACCGGTAAACTGCTCAAGTTCATCGCGTGCAAGAAATCGCCCTTCCCACATGAAAAACGCTAATTCTTCAAACGATCGGCTATGGATTGCCTGGGCAACAGGAACGCCGCGATACTGTAGGGTGCCACTGTCTCCATCCACTGAAGCGATATGAGTCTGTACAGCTACAATATTTTTCAAACCTTTCTGGAACATCTTGAATTCCTCCTTTTCTTTACTGTACCTCCATTCATTGATTATAAAAATTAATTATTTATAATAAAATTGATAAATAAAATTAATCGAAGAGGTGCAACCATGGAATTGAGTTGGCTCCGAACCTTTACTGATGCCGCTGAAACGCTGAATTTCCGTAAAACATCTGAACGGCTGCTGATGTCTCAGCCGAATGTAACCGTCCATATCCGGCTACTTGAAGAACATCTCGGTGTGAAGTTGTTCCGCCGGGAGAAAAACCGGGTACTGTTAACGGAAGAAGGCCGGCTCTTTCAACAGGAAGCGCAAGCCATTCTCGATCGATTCGATGCAGGGATCACACGTCTCCGGTCTTACGCACAAGGCTATCGTCGGAAATGGACCTTGGCCATTACACCGCTGATGGCGGAAACTGTTCTTCCTTATCTACTGCGTTCGTTCATGACTGACCATGCCGATGTGGAACTCGCCATTCGGGTGGAAGAATCCATTCGGATTGAAGAGTTAGTGGTGAAAGGGGAAGTGTCAGCCGGCATTTCCGCACGACCAGCGGTGTCCCGGCAAATCGAAACCCGTCTTCTTTATACCGATCCGCTC
Above is a genomic segment from Planococcus lenghuensis containing:
- a CDS encoding citrate/2-methylcitrate synthase; this encodes MFQKGLKNIVAVQTHIASVDGDSGTLQYRGVPVAQAIHSRSFEELAFFMWEGRFLARDELEQFTGQFNYHRELPEHIQQLIRLLPAELPLMDGLRTTISAYSTDIFNRLPGREQAIALTAAMPAIIASLYRQKHGLRPIPSNTDLGHTANFLWLLTGILPKQVHIDALGTYLKLTMEHGMNASTFAARVTISTESDLTAAVTSALGTMKGPLHGGAPSGVIDLLEEIAVPDHIRSVVLNKLQQGAKIMGFGHRIYRTADPRSVLLREKCLELQAHDPWLDLAVQAEEEITELLAEHKPGRQLHTNVEFYAAAVMRAIQLPPELFTPVFSAARSVGWCAHALEQLEDNVIFRPQSEYIGS
- a CDS encoding LysR family transcriptional regulator, with the protein product MELSWLRTFTDAAETLNFRKTSERLLMSQPNVTVHIRLLEEHLGVKLFRREKNRVLLTEEGRLFQQEAQAILDRFDAGITRLRSYAQGYRRKWTLAITPLMAETVLPYLLRSFMTDHADVELAIRVEESIRIEELVVKGEVSAGISARPAVSRQIETRLLYTDPLLFIVPRDAYDDESGPPIQAHEMFNKYSLFTGHHPTFWEELLLQLRNRLPNVRTMEVTQAHIAKRFIQEGLGVSFLPKSTVRRELIEGRIIEGDFELFPLPTVGTYLLTGKVDTLELELAERIQAIYFG